In bacterium, the genomic window CGCAAGCGTGGGTGACGCTGCTGCTTTTTGAGCGCTGCTCGCGGCTGCGGATGCTGGCCTTCGTGTTGATTGCCGCGGCGGGCGTGTACACGCATCTGCTGTATTGGTTCTTCCTTGCGGGAATCGCCATCACCTTTGTGCGTGAGCGTGAGCGGTTTTCGTGGGTTCGCGGTTGGGCGTTGCTGGCCGCGACGGTTGCGCTGTATCTGCCGAACGTGCCGAACCTGCTCAAGTTCATGGCGATTCGCGGCGACGAGTATCCGATGCACTTTGCCAGCGCCGTGCCGAAATTACTGGCCGCGTTTACGGTCGGCTTCAGCTATTTTGATTTGGGCGAGCAGGGCGCGGGCCGCGCGATCGGGGCCAGCACGCTAATGGACAATTTGCCGTTTGTGATTCTGGCCGTCGCTGCCGGATCAGGCGTCGTATGGAAGCTGATTTGGCTGCATGGTCAGCGTGAACAGCGGCAACTGCTTTGGTACGGGCATGAGTGGTTTACGCTGCCGGTTTTGGTGGCCACGCTGGCGAGCGCGGCGACGGGTAAATACTTTTTACAGCCCAAGTATCTGATCTTCGCGCTGCCGTTCGGACTCACGCTGCTGGCGCTCGGATACGACGAAATGCGCAACGTGACGGCACGCAAGCTGACGGTGGCGCTGAGCGCGATCATCTGTGCCGTGGCGATTGCGCACTATTGGCAGCCGTCGCATCACGGACGCAAGGAGGATTGGCGGACCGCGGCGGAGGTGCTCGACACTTCAATTGGTGAGCGGAATGCGCTTGTGCTGCTGCCGGGACACTATCGGCTGTTGGCATACTATGCGCCGGGGATCGAGCGGCGCTGGGAACAGATAGACTTACAGAAGGACGTAGCGCAGGCGGAGCGGCGGTTGGACGAACTGGCCGCGACGAAGCGCGACATATACTATTTGAGGCACGACGTCGTTCAGAATCTGCGGGATCCGGAGGATCGGTTGATCGCGCTACTCAACCGGACCGGGAAGCCGCTTTCCATAACGCAACTCAATCCACGTTTCAAACTTTACCGCTGGGGGTAGCCTTGCTTCTGTCTCGTCCCACCACTTATGCCGTGCGGGCTTTGCTGTATCTCGCGCAGCAGGACCCAAGCATGCCGGTGCTCGCGCCAACGATTGCCGCTGCTGAAAGATTACCTGCGCCATTCTTGGCCAAGCTGTTAAGAACGTTGTCGGAAGCGAAGATTTTGTCATCGAGCCGGGGTCCCGGCGGTGGCTACAAGCTGGCGAAGTCGCCGGATGAAATTACCTTGAATGAGGTTGCGATCCTGTTCGAGGGTCTCGCGTTGGCGCACGAATGTCTATTGGGTTACGGTGTGTGTTCGGACGACACGCCGTGTCCGGTTCACAAGGTCTGGGGTCCGCGCAAGACGTACATGCAGGACTTCATGTGTCAGACGACTATCGGAGCGCTGTTGCGGTTGGAGTCCACGCGTGAAGCGGCGGAGTTGGGCGCGCCGCGCCGTGGCCGCCGCCCAAAGGACGGCGGGCAGTAAGCCGCGCCTGCTGAAAATCGAAAAGGGTCGCCGATGGGCGACCCTTTGTCGTTTCAGACTTGACCGGATCAGTTACCGGCTACAAAGAAGAAGTAGTATACGTTGGCGACGATAGCCATCTGACCGACGACCTGCGCGACGTCCGCCACAAGCTGCCAGGCCGAGCCGTGCACGACGACCGTGTCTTCAGGTTTCAATTGCGGGATTAGCCGTTTGTCTCCCGTCTTGATATACTTGCGGACATTGACCGTCAGCACGTCCTGCTGCGCGTCGGCCTCTTCACGGACAACTTTTACATCAGACAGTCGCGAGCGCGCGCCTGGACCGCCGGCCAAGGACATGAGCGACACGAGGTCAGTCTCGGCCGGAACATAGTACTGGCCGGGGCGCTGCACGCGGCCCCAGATGTTGACGCGAATGAGCAATTCGTTGGCCTCATTCAGGTAGTACTTGCTGCCCTCGCCGACGCGTTTGACTTGCGGGATCTTGTAGGGCACGGCGCCGACTTGCACGTCGCTTTGCGCCAGCGCGCCGAGAGTAAACGACAGGAGCAGGGTGACAAAAAGGAAGCGAGTAAACCTCATGCGGCCTCCGTTGCGGCTCATTCTTGGTAGTTAAAGGTAATGTACTGCGCTGCGCCGGCAAGCGCAACATCGTTAGAATCGGACGCGACCAGACTGACAGCATTGAGCTGCCAGACGTAGGAACAGTCGGGCGTCAGCGTGCCAAACGCGCCGCCTTCACCGAAGGCCACGGAATTGACGTCCGCATACAGTTGCACCTGATAGTCCCATTTGACCGAATCCACGCCGAACCACGCCGAGTAGACGCGGATTTTGTAATACGAAAGATAGGTGCTGGCCCCGCCGATGGGATAGTTCCACGTGAGTCGGAGAGCATCGCCGGTACCCACTGCATTCAGATTGTAGGGATTGTAGAGCAGACGGAAGTAGAGGGAATCACTCCAGTCAGAGCGATTGCCCGCCGTATCCACGGCCTGAACTTGCCACCAGTAGCCTCTGGTGAAACCCTCGGTCGGTGCCAGCAGATTAGCGGGGTCACCGAATTGATCGTCGCCGCGATCTACCCAGAACAGGATCGGATTGTCGAGCAGGTCTACATCCGGCGACAGGTCGGCGATGATCGGCGCTTCACTGGCGACGGTGCCCTCGGACCAGCGGCGCACGCGGTAGCTGCTAAGATCGTCTTCGGAATTGCGGTACCATTCGATGCGGACCCAATAGAATCTTTCAGCGGACGTCGGTTCGGCACGCACTCCGGCCTGTGGATAGGCGTCATCGTCCGTGCGCGGCACGACTACGGGTCGTTGCGGCGGAACATCGTCAGCACTGAGCGTGTCTTCACCGCAACTCCAGACGAGCAGCGCGGCCGCGCCCAGGATGATTAGAATTCGCAGGTGATTCATGGGCGGCTCATTTGAGTTTGATCGAGACGCTGACACGATGGGTTGTTCCCAAGTCGCGGGCATAGTACGCGTAGTCGGCGCTCATGCGCCAGAACGAGACGCCGGCGCCCGCGGACCATTCGTCGTGCCAGAGTCCACCGCGCAGTGAGAGCACGTTTTCGAAATTGTACTCGATGCCCGTGTGACGGCGGCGCTCATAGCGCTTTTCGGTTTCGTAGGCGATTGTCAGTCGGCTGTTGCGTCCAGGCATCTTCTGTTCGAGCGAGACCGAGCTGTAGAAATTGGTGGGAACGGCGTCCTTGACGCCCTCGCCCCAGTCCACTTCCGTGCGCGTGGCGTCTTTAACGACGGCGCCGTAAGACAGCTTGGCGCGCCAATTCTCGAGGATAATTTCATCCAAGGGGAAGCGGAACTGAATACCCGCATCCGCACCGATTCCCGTGGACGAGGCGTCGCCGAGTTTATTGTTTATCAGTTTCAGATTGAGGCCAATCGGCATTTCCATGGGCACGGTGAAGTAGGACCAGCCGAGATCCATGGTGAACTGATTGTACTTGGCGAAAGTGAAGAACAGCGCCGACTCGTTGTCCGTGAAAAGTCCGTCCGGCGCCGCGCCCGTGGCCAGAAGATACTCTTGAACGGAGTTGATATAAACCGTGTCGCCGTCCACGACCACATAGCGGAAGGCCGGCGCCCGGGCGAGTATCTCATTGACGACGTCGTCGTAGTTCGGGTGTGCTTGAATGTCCGGCACGCCCAGCCGAACGTAGTTAATCGCGAACACGGATCCGGTAACGGGCAAGGTGATACCGGTCGAAGAGAAGTTCGCCAGCCCATCCCACAAGTCAGCGTACATGCCGGTGGCTTGAATACCGGTGACGTAGCCCATCCCGGCGGGATTCCAGTAAAAACTCGAACCATCGTAGGTATGCGCCGCCATGGCACCGCCCATGGCAATGCCGCGGGCGCCGACGCCGAGTTCCAGAAACTCACCGGCATATTTGGCGGCGTGAGCCGACGAGCTCACCAGCAGCAGAAGCAGGGCGCTGAGCAGGATGTTTTTCACAGGCGCACCTTGGCCAGCTTGACCGTTTCTTCGATGGTCTGATCGTGATGCTTGGCGATGATGCGCGCGAAGTATACGCCGTTGGCCACCTCTTCACCCTCGTCGTCGCGGCCATCCCAGGTCATCGTGCGGTAGTTGGCGGTGGCCCGTTCGGTATCGCGCAAGGTTCGGATCAGGCGGCCTGAAACCGTGTAGATTTTGATTTGCGTGAAATCATCGGTGACGCCCGTTAACACGTAGGCGATGGTCGTATTGTTGCGGAACGGATTGGGATAGTTGATCGCCCATTCGAAGCCGAACGTGCCGCGCACTTCAAATTGCGCGACGTACGACGAGACGTTGCCATAGTTGTCCGTGGCGCGCACTTCGAGTGTATGCTGACCGTCGGCGAGATCGGGTTCGATCATCGCCGTCAGCGCCGCGGCAGACACGAGGCTCGTGTCATTCCAGGCGATGAGATCGTCCGCCAGCGTATCCCCGTCAAGAATGAGATGGAATGTCTCGCCGGAACGCTGAACGCCCGCCGGATCACGGAACGTCGCAAAAATCTGCGGTCGGTCGGGGACGAGCGCGCCTTGCGTGAAGCGCAACCCGCCCACGGCGAGTTCGATGTTCGGTCCTTGCACGTCGGTTTGGCGGAACAGCGCAAGCTCACCGAGATGCGGAACGCTACCGGTAATACTGAGCTGCCAAACGACAATCGAGTCCAACGACGGATTGCCGGGATTCGTGACGCGGAAGGTATCCACCGGCAGTCTCGTCGTCTGCAAGTTTGTCGCGCGCACCCAATAGTCACGGCGCGGATCACGCGCGAAGACTGCATAGTTATTGACCGGTACGGACGCGCGCAGCGTGTCCCGGCCTTCGAGCTTGAGCGTGACGAACAGCGGCATCGAATCAGACAGCGTGGCCAGCGTGTCGTCGAACATGGCCTTGAAGACGCCGTGCGTGCTCTGGCTGAACGGTGTGCGCAGCCCGAGAGCCTGAAGGCCGAACAGATCCGCTTGGGCCAGCGCACGCGGCTGTGTATAGCCGATGCTCGCGCTGTCGCGCGGCAGCGAGCCGGGCGGCACACGGACATAGAGCGTGTCTCGTTGGGTCATGGACCAGTAGCGATGAGCGCCGACCTGCAAGGGGCGGGCGTAGAAGGTGCCGATGGTCTGCGCCACGGGATAGTACTTGGGCAGCGCAATAGTCACATCACGGCGATTGTTGTTCTCGTTGCTTTCCCGATACTCGTTGTCAGGATCCGCGATGATCGTCAGGTCATAAGCCGCGGGACTGAGGCTTGTGGGCATCCATGCGCCCTGCTCCGCTTCGCCAAAGCCAAGCGTCGAGACGATGTGATCCACGGCAAAGGAGTCGAGCAGAACCCGCACCGTATCACCTGAAGCAAAGTACGTGCAATCACGTACCGTAATCAGGCGGAACTTGACGTCGCCGATATCAGCCGTGGCGGACGAGCGGCTCACGCGGATCGGTTGATAATAGTACGGTCGGCGTCCACCCTGCTCGCCGGGCGACGACGATTGCACGAAAGTCAGATTGAAGTCGGGCTGCTGTTCGAGAGGCAGGTCATAGAAGCTCGATTCGATTTCATCCTGTCCGGTGGGAGTGACGAAGAATTTGATTCGGTAGGTCGCGCCTTCCGTGTCGAAATCGTAGGGGCCGAGCGGTAACGGCGTCTGGAAGTAACCGGGTTCGGTTTGGACCATGTTCACGGTGTCAATCGTGATCGGACCTTGCGCCGGCGTATAAACGCCGCGATAGCGCACACGTTCTACGTCATCCTGATGCAGGATGGTGGCGCTGACGCGGAACTCCTCACCACTGACCGCCACGGGTCCCGGCACGGGTAGGACGTCGAGAATCTGTACATGCTCAAGACTGTCAGCCAGGAAGATGGGCAGGCAGCCAATCGCGCTGCGGCGCGCAATCGGGTCGGTGATATAGACGACGGTCTTGCCGCGCGTTGCCACGAAACGCGGTAGGCCCACCGCCTCAGTCGTGCAGGGCCGCGATTCGCAATCAAGCGGGTCGAAGTCGCGCGGGTCAAAAGCGGGTGTGTGTGTCGAGCGCAGACTGAAGCGGACACGCGTTGTGTCAAATTGAATGGCCTCGATTACATCACCGTTGTACGGCGCGACGTACGCTCGTAAAGCCTGTGACGGCTCCCACGGCGGGTTGATGATCACGCGCAGCGAGTCGGAATTCTCACCGTCGGTCGGGTCGAGGACGTTCGATTCGGCGAATATCTCCGGTTCGATCGTCTCCTTGGGAAGACTGAGACGCAGTCCCGGATCGCCGAGCAGGTTCATCATCATCATCATACCCATCGTCGGCGTGAACGTGACGGGGGTATTCAGCGCACTCCAATAGCGGGCCTTGTTGAACTGGACCGCTTCGCCGATGGTATAGCCGGGCGGCTCAAGGAAGAAATCGAAAAGGTTGCGCTGCATGATCTGACCGGAAATTGCCCAACCGACGCCGGAGGAGCTGTAGAAGCCGATGCCCCCGATGAGATCATTGTTATTGTTGCGCGTGAACATGAACGCCTCACCGAGCACGGCTGACTGACTGCGGTCGTCAAAGGCGCCTACGTAGCAAGTGAAGTTGGTGATGAACGGGAACGAGAGCCGGTTGTTGAGCAGCCGCACGCCGTCCACCTGTATCAGTCGCGCGCCGGACCAGACGCCGCCGCCGCCGTGACCGTTGTAGTTTGCGACGACGCAGCCGTTGCGCAATTCGTCGCGCAAGCGAATCGGTCCCTGTCCGGCGGGGATGCTGTCGAGATAGAGACGCGTGACGTTGTAGCAGCGGTCGCCCTCCGTGAACATACGGATGGCGGGTTCCGAGTAGTTGCGCGAGAAGTTGTTAGAGCCGTCGAAAGTATCGGCAATCATCAGCACATTACTTTGGAACATGCCCTGATAGTCAGGTTCCGTTTCGTATTTGATGATCTTGCCGACATAGGTCTGCAATTCGAGCGGTGTGCGGCACGAAATCCGACCGACGGCGATATCGGGAATAATGTCGGAACCGGGGCCGGAGACACAGCCCATCAGATAGTCGGCGGAGGCCGCGCCGAAGCTCAGCGTCACAGCGGGGAATGACGGAATCTGGTTCCCGGGGACGTTGCCTTCGCGCTGTTCCAAGACGGCGTCGCCAATCAGACAGCAGTGCGTCGGGCGCACATCCCAGTTGTCGTAGGCATACTGCAGGAAGTCATGCACGGCGTACGGCGTGACCAGGCCGCCCGAAAACTGTTCATAGATTTCCGACAGCGGGATGGTCAGCACGGAGTTGTCAAAGCTGATCCGCCGCAGGCTATCCAGAATACGCAGCGAGGTGTCGGCCAGGAATGGATCGTAGGCGATCATGACATACTCCGCGCCCGTGTTATTGCGCAGATCAATCTGAATCGTGTCAGGCTCCATGCGGAACGGCGGGAAGATGTAATTCTCGCCGAAGACCAACACATCCTGCGGCCCGTCGGAAATGATGGGAAAGCGCACGGACCAACTGGCGCTTTCGTCCGCGGGCGTGACGCGGCGCGTGTCAAGCGACGTGAGGCGGGCCTGGCCAAGTTTCCAGACTTGCACGTTCGGCGTACCGAAGCCGCGAATATCATACGCGAACGTGTCGCCCAGCGTCTTGTCGAAGTGGAAGCGGAATTCGCCGTTGCGCGACCGCATGTCGCGTTCGTATTCGAGTTCAAACCAGTTGACCAGTACCTTGTCGAGCGTTCCCGAAAGTTCGTTACCGGGCACGGTCACCGAAAAGGTGTTGATGCCGTTCAGCAGGTCCTCGGTTTGGATGTGGCTGACACCGGAATCGAGTACGGTCTCGAAGATGATCGGCTCTTCGGCAACCCACGACGTGTCCGGATCGGATAGGCTCTGCTTGCCGGCCGTCAGACCGTTATCGGTCAGACCGTTAAGCGAGACCGTTGCGTAGTGATTGAGGATCAGGCCGCCGGGGCTATAGCCGGTCATGCAGGCGCGCACGATGACCGGGAAGAAGCTGAAGGGCGCGTTGGGATTGGGAAAGGGGACGAATTCGTCAAAGTTGCGCGACGTGAGCGCGTCAATGCGATCGCCCCAGAACCAGTTATCCTGAATCAGCGCCAGCGGTCCTTCGCGGGTAAGCCGCGAACTTAGATAAATCGGCGACTGCGACAGTCGGTCGTAGTAACGGTCGCGCTCGAAGTGCATAGTGACACGCACGCTGCGCTCGAGCGAGAGGTTCCAGGTGGGCTGCCACGACCCATTGATCTCACCCAGCCTCATGCCCGGCCGTCC contains:
- a CDS encoding glycosyltransferase family 39 protein — encoded protein: MKDSRGEMPLWLIGALTLGALLVRLPLLNYSFYGDEGFSLLRDSSQLITDTEDRFRPLFFTLLYLWRQLGFAGEWGLRLLPLLFGVAQIPLAFLVGRKLRDERFGWILAVMCAASPMLIEFSQELRMYSMVTAIALAQAWVTLLLFERCSRLRMLAFVLIAAAGVYTHLLYWFFLAGIAITFVRERERFSWVRGWALLAATVALYLPNVPNLLKFMAIRGDEYPMHFASAVPKLLAAFTVGFSYFDLGEQGAGRAIGASTLMDNLPFVILAVAAGSGVVWKLIWLHGQREQRQLLWYGHEWFTLPVLVATLASAATGKYFLQPKYLIFALPFGLTLLALGYDEMRNVTARKLTVALSAIICAVAIAHYWQPSHHGRKEDWRTAAEVLDTSIGERNALVLLPGHYRLLAYYAPGIERRWEQIDLQKDVAQAERRLDELAATKRDIYYLRHDVVQNLRDPEDRLIALLNRTGKPLSITQLNPRFKLYRWG
- a CDS encoding SLBB domain-containing protein; the encoded protein is MRFTRFLFVTLLLSFTLGALAQSDVQVGAVPYKIPQVKRVGEGSKYYLNEANELLIRVNIWGRVQRPGQYYVPAETDLVSLMSLAGGPGARSRLSDVKVVREEADAQQDVLTVNVRKYIKTGDKRLIPQLKPEDTVVVHGSAWQLVADVAQVVGQMAIVANVYYFFFVAGN
- a CDS encoding T9SS type A sorting domain-containing protein, translating into MKSKIPIIIVLIALTGLFWQSFSQAAKQKPTALKPLAKKVEPGLRVLEIGPDRILLEWYAPPTETVTDPVTGQVTEVRMAGTNLAHEPGVILLPTLSEVFDALPGQVSVTLLNPEYAPLLLGDCLPMPEDWIIDDRPSAPSEEAAGITRVQSEGLSLLDRQLRQPKSAQLTPDRNVEVSEAGVYRGHQLRSVTLKPVQVNTLTGMGRILKSAKIQILLPNSSNDEMRMADRATESRALRNMLGILAESALPTRIPDRRETREHDNLDDHEGPIYNVNSWRVYVRETSIVRLTGEYMHLMGVPLDRVTPWDLHVYNKGREIPIVVEGQEDGSFDDFDYVEFFGERNERTYLDKVPSLYQDPFSAENCYLLYWGDGRPGMRLGEINGSWQPTWNLSLERSVRVTMHFERDRYYDRLSQSPIYLSSRLTREGPLALIQDNWFWGDRIDALTSRNFDEFVPFPNPNAPFSFFPVIVRACMTGYSPGGLILNHYATVSLNGLTDNGLTAGKQSLSDPDTSWVAEEPIIFETVLDSGVSHIQTEDLLNGINTFSVTVPGNELSGTLDKVLVNWFELEYERDMRSRNGEFRFHFDKTLGDTFAYDIRGFGTPNVQVWKLGQARLTSLDTRRVTPADESASWSVRFPIISDGPQDVLVFGENYIFPPFRMEPDTIQIDLRNNTGAEYVMIAYDPFLADTSLRILDSLRRISFDNSVLTIPLSEIYEQFSGGLVTPYAVHDFLQYAYDNWDVRPTHCCLIGDAVLEQREGNVPGNQIPSFPAVTLSFGAASADYLMGCVSGPGSDIIPDIAVGRISCRTPLELQTYVGKIIKYETEPDYQGMFQSNVLMIADTFDGSNNFSRNYSEPAIRMFTEGDRCYNVTRLYLDSIPAGQGPIRLRDELRNGCVVANYNGHGGGGVWSGARLIQVDGVRLLNNRLSFPFITNFTCYVGAFDDRSQSAVLGEAFMFTRNNNNDLIGGIGFYSSSGVGWAISGQIMQRNLFDFFLEPPGYTIGEAVQFNKARYWSALNTPVTFTPTMGMMMMMNLLGDPGLRLSLPKETIEPEIFAESNVLDPTDGENSDSLRVIINPPWEPSQALRAYVAPYNGDVIEAIQFDTTRVRFSLRSTHTPAFDPRDFDPLDCESRPCTTEAVGLPRFVATRGKTVVYITDPIARRSAIGCLPIFLADSLEHVQILDVLPVPGPVAVSGEEFRVSATILHQDDVERVRYRGVYTPAQGPITIDTVNMVQTEPGYFQTPLPLGPYDFDTEGATYRIKFFVTPTGQDEIESSFYDLPLEQQPDFNLTFVQSSSPGEQGGRRPYYYQPIRVSRSSATADIGDVKFRLITVRDCTYFASGDTVRVLLDSFAVDHIVSTLGFGEAEQGAWMPTSLSPAAYDLTIIADPDNEYRESNENNNRRDVTIALPKYYPVAQTIGTFYARPLQVGAHRYWSMTQRDTLYVRVPPGSLPRDSASIGYTQPRALAQADLFGLQALGLRTPFSQSTHGVFKAMFDDTLATLSDSMPLFVTLKLEGRDTLRASVPVNNYAVFARDPRRDYWVRATNLQTTRLPVDTFRVTNPGNPSLDSIVVWQLSITGSVPHLGELALFRQTDVQGPNIELAVGGLRFTQGALVPDRPQIFATFRDPAGVQRSGETFHLILDGDTLADDLIAWNDTSLVSAAALTAMIEPDLADGQHTLEVRATDNYGNVSSYVAQFEVRGTFGFEWAINYPNPFRNNTTIAYVLTGVTDDFTQIKIYTVSGRLIRTLRDTERATANYRTMTWDGRDDEGEEVANGVYFARIIAKHHDQTIEETVKLAKVRL
- a CDS encoding Rrf2 family transcriptional regulator, translating into MLLSRPTTYAVRALLYLAQQDPSMPVLAPTIAAAERLPAPFLAKLLRTLSEAKILSSSRGPGGGYKLAKSPDEITLNEVAILFEGLALAHECLLGYGVCSDDTPCPVHKVWGPRKTYMQDFMCQTTIGALLRLESTREAAELGAPRRGRRPKDGGQ